From a single Vibrio sp. BS-M-Sm-2 genomic region:
- the putP gene encoding sodium/proline symporter PutP: MEGFLQNEDYQMIENSFAITTTFIAYLIMMLAIGVIAYKRTSNSTDYFLGGRSLGPWPAALSAGASDMSGWLLLGLPGYAYAAGFEAFWLAGGLLVGTWANWLISAKRLRTYSITTESLTLPEFLSRRFNDNSKLIQTISAFFILLFFLFYTSSGLVAGGKLFETVFGLDYTTAVIIGTVCVVSYTLFGGFLAVSWTDLVQGLLMSAALLIVPIAAMNGGLGQLSSDLHNINPELLTLWNDAKGEPLSAIAIISLAAWGLGYFGQPHILARFKATRSNKDLTTARRIAVVWTALSMIGAMLVGLVGLIYVTNSGAPKLDDGEKIFMLLVNAMFHPVIAGILLAAILAAIMSTADSQLLVSSSAMAEDLYKQVLKKDATSEEIVRVGRFAVILISLIALVLAMTPDSSVLGLVSYAWAGFGAAFGPAIVLSLYWSRMNRNGALAGIVVGGVTIVLWKQFTGGWFDVYEIVPGIILSTISIVVVSLITGEPEDEVKKQHAEFEKNLVELD, from the coding sequence ATGGAAGGCTTTCTACAAAATGAGGACTATCAAATGATAGAAAACAGTTTTGCAATAACGACGACGTTCATTGCGTATCTAATTATGATGCTGGCGATCGGTGTTATTGCTTACAAACGTACATCTAACTCAACTGACTACTTCCTAGGTGGTCGTTCGTTAGGCCCATGGCCTGCTGCACTTTCTGCTGGTGCATCAGACATGAGTGGTTGGTTGCTACTTGGCCTGCCTGGTTACGCTTACGCTGCTGGCTTTGAAGCATTTTGGCTTGCTGGTGGCCTACTTGTTGGTACTTGGGCAAACTGGTTAATCAGTGCAAAACGTCTACGTACTTACAGCATTACGACTGAATCACTGACGCTGCCTGAGTTCCTATCTCGTCGTTTCAACGATAACTCTAAGCTGATCCAAACAATTTCTGCTTTCTTTATCCTTTTATTCTTCCTTTTCTACACAAGTTCAGGCTTGGTAGCAGGTGGTAAATTGTTTGAAACGGTATTCGGCCTAGATTACACAACGGCAGTAATTATCGGCACGGTATGTGTGGTTTCTTACACCCTGTTTGGTGGTTTCCTAGCGGTATCTTGGACTGACTTGGTTCAAGGTTTACTAATGTCTGCTGCGCTATTGATTGTACCAATCGCGGCAATGAACGGCGGCCTTGGTCAGCTATCTAGCGACCTACACAACATCAACCCAGAGCTACTAACGCTATGGAATGATGCGAAAGGTGAGCCTCTTTCTGCTATCGCGATCATCTCGCTAGCGGCATGGGGTCTAGGTTACTTCGGTCAGCCACATATCCTTGCTCGTTTCAAAGCAACACGTAGCAATAAAGACCTAACAACAGCGCGTCGTATCGCGGTGGTATGGACTGCACTGTCTATGATTGGTGCAATGCTGGTGGGTCTTGTTGGTCTAATCTACGTGACGAACTCTGGCGCACCTAAGCTAGACGATGGCGAGAAGATCTTCATGCTTCTTGTGAACGCGATGTTCCATCCAGTAATCGCAGGTATCCTACTTGCTGCAATCCTAGCGGCAATCATGAGTACTGCGGATTCACAACTTCTTGTTTCTTCATCTGCAATGGCAGAAGACTTGTACAAGCAAGTGCTTAAGAAAGATGCGACGTCTGAAGAGATCGTTCGTGTAGGCCGCTTCGCGGTTATCCTAATCTCTCTGATTGCTCTTGTGTTAGCGATGACGCCAGACAGTTCAGTACTTGGCCTTGTATCTTACGCATGGGCTGGTTTTGGTGCTGCATTCGGTCCAGCTATCGTATTGAGCCTGTACTGGTCTCGTATGAACCGTAACGGCGCTCTAGCGGGTATCGTAGTTGGTGGTGTTACGATTGTACTTTGGAAACAGTTCACAGGCGGTTGGTTCGATGTGTACGAGATCGTACCGGGAATCATCTTATCAACGATTTCTATCGTTGTGGTTAGCTTGATTACTGGCGAGCCAGAAGATGAAGTTAAGAAGCAACATGCTGAGTTCGAGAAGAACCTAGTTGAGCTAGACTAA